From one Plasmodium malariae genome assembly, chromosome: 12 genomic stretch:
- the PmUG01_12058000 gene encoding golgi apparatus membrane protein TVP23, putative, with protein MSRSPFESEINETNDSKFPSNAQNSMNTKNYFNFDPNAFNKNDMMNYFNDFLHNTKHPYICIAHVSFKILSVLLYFIGPYIFRSEKSKENDFIITFAITLFLVSLDFYLVKNITGRFLVKMIWWIDSNEDYSNKIVFQTSEESLLNSVNKKVFWYALYINFSIWLMQAIQMLMSFQICWFMLCFLCVFLSFCNLYNFWKCSKEQHKIVGNVLNNINLNLIYKKLFST; from the exons ATGAGCAGAAGCCCCTTTGAAAGTGAAATTAATGAAACGAACGATTCAAAATTTCCCAGCAATGCACAAAATTCAATGAACActaagaattattttaatttcgaTCCTAAtgcatttaataaaaatgacatgatgaattattttaatgactTTCTTCATAATACGAAGCACCCCTATATATGTATCGCACatgtttcttttaaaatCCTTTCAGTATTACT CTATTTTATAGGGCCTTACATATTTAGAAGTGAAAAATCAAAAGaaaatgattttattataacatttgCAATTACTCTTTTTTTGGTTTCGTTAGATTTCTATTTGGTTAAGAATATAACTGGGAG attttTAGTGAAAATGATTTGGTGGATAGATTCTAACGAAGACTATTCAAACAAAATTGTTTTTCAAACATCTGAAGAAAGCTTATTAAATAgtgtaaataaaaaggtaTTTTGGTATGCACTGTATATAAACTTTTCCATATGGTTAATGCAGGCTATCCAAATGTTAATGTCATTTCAAATTTGTTGGTTCatgttatgttttttatgtgtatttttgtcattttgtaatttgtataatttcTGGAAATGTTCTAAAGAGCAACACAAAATTGTTGGAAATGttttaaacaatataaatttaaatcttatatataaaaaattgtttagcACTTAG
- the PmUG01_12058100 gene encoding DNA-directed RNA polymerase III subunit RPC5, putative — translation MNEDLKDLSKYEYREETDSNSRTSNSDEEEIEEEIDIYLNNVNENNLNNIYTYLIQYPLRPKYRPYNFTNNIQKIYKCKNYNKLRNIKNNFNTNEETYIFEYKLHEHMKEEDIHESNTTYKEEQNDKSISRLISTSVLCEYITNCVCIFKYNDIKKKKEIYMIPLKHIYQFKPCHDNIKFDINFEEKIKTSESLSADNLKDSNIDIIENNKYINDNNFTNSMDDRWSKIVNIYEPDSYEANEIVSLFTNLNETNCMFEYQSNGDDTAKNTCVSSSISSSNGRRKDDIKEIRFNSDAYLYLNHICKNAKEDNYNHIQNDESSKERRAKECSKYNNIYKQEEDICMNINMLYFFSLNLDEQILKILRMKNVQSFSEIQKIIKKNVDDEKLISTVKKYCVNVLGLWVIKSKYLYKFLKGKEKKSENEKKLETFSYVDYKIRVRDLLLVIIFKQVEPILLKYVYERRVENRSKNMQIKSDHSCSNNNNNSISSTVGRIGSSADSSVSGSSKKINSSTSIIIENFEKATNLSNNILLEMFSPLCEYKYTGYFFKHKMDEHFLANNISLCLFYNEKWKKKMVKVAKIIQTYKNSKIIINDYKLDIRTLEKNITDLLHNNCLSFDDLYNKIKRELRNTNLDLQIFLQVLNNIAININNIWFLRINNQNDFNKCRNAVINIYQNNHNSVLTKKDIIHHVETYIKSSLTIPDIYFRNILNELCVQKNGKYLFKGNDQLKSEYSE, via the coding sequence ATGAATGAAGATTTGAAAGATCTGagtaaatatgaatataggGAAGAGACGGATAGTAATTCAAGGACATCAAATTCGGATGAGGAAGAGATTGAAGAagaaatagatatatatttgaataatgtaaatgaaaacaacctgaacaacatatatacatacttgaTACAGTACCCGTTGAGGCCAAAATATAGGCCTTACAATTttactaataatatacaaaaaatatataaatgtaaaaattacaacaaattaagaaatataaaaaataatttcaacaCAAATGAAGAAACGTACATATTTGAGTATAAGTTGCATGAACATATGAAAGAAGAAGATATTCATGAATCTAACACAACATATAAAGAGGAACAGAACGATAAAAGTATAAGTAGATTAATTAGTACTAGTGTTTTATgtgaatatattacaaactgtgtgtgtatatttaagtacaatgatataaaaaaaaaaaaagaaatttatatgataccattaaaacatatatatcagTTTAAGCCATGtcatgataatataaaattcgatataaattttgaagaaaaaataaaaactagtGAATCGCTATCTGcagataatttaaaagatagtaatatagatataatagaaaataacaagtatataaatgataacaaTTTTACAAATTCAATGGATGATAGGTGGAGtaaaattgttaatatatatgaacccGATTCATATGAGGCAAATGAAATAGTATCTCTATTTACTAATTTGAATGAAACAAATTGCATGTTTGAATACCAAAGTAATGGGGATGATACTGCAAAGAATACTTGTGTTAGTAGTAGTATTAGTAGCAGCAACGGTAGGAGGAAGGACGACATTAAAGAAATACGATTTAACAGTGATGCGTACTTATACTTGAAtcatatttgtaaaaatgcCAAGGAAGATAACTATAACCATATACAAAATGACGAGAGCAGTAAAGAACGGAGAGCAAAAGAATGTAGTAAATATaacaacatatataaacaagaagaggatatatgtatgaatataaatatgctttattttttctccttaAATTTAGACGAAcagatattaaaaatattgaggATGAAAAATGTACAGAGTTTTAGTGAAATTCAAAAAATcatcaaaaaaaatgtagatgATGAAAAGCTGATAAGTACTGTTAAAAAGTATTGTGTTAATGTATTAGGATTATGGGTAATAAAAtcgaaatatttatataaatttttaaaaggtaaagaaaagaagagtgaaaatgaaaagaaactAGAAACTTTTTCTTATGTCGATTATAAGATTCGAGTTCGTGATTTGTTGTtagtaattatatttaaacagGTGGAGCCTATATTGCTAAAATATGTGTACGAGAGAAGAGTAGAAAATAGATCGAAGAACATGCAGATCAAGTCTGACCATAGTtgcagtaataataataataatagtataagTAGTACTGTTGGTAGAATTGGCAGCAGCGCTGACAGTAGTGTTAGCGGCTCGTCGAAGAAGATTAATTCGTCGACGTCCATtataattgaaaattttgaaaaagcaACAAACCtatcaaataatattttattggaAATGTTTTCCCCTCTAtgtgaatataaatatacggGATATTTTTTCAAGCACAAAATGGATGAACATTTTTTGGCTAATAATATAAGTCtgtgtttattttataatgaaaagtggaaaaagaaaatggtaaaagttgctaaaattatacaaacatataaaaatagtaaaattattattaatgattATAAATTAGATATAAGGAcgttagaaaaaaatatcactGATTTGTTACATAACAATTGTTTATCATTTGATGatttatacaataaaataaaaagagaattaagaaatacaaatttggatttacaaatttttttacaagttttaaataacatagcaattaatattaataatatatggtTCCTACGaataaataatcaaaatGATTTCAATAAATGTAGAAATGCagttattaacatatatcagaataatcataattctgttttaacaaaaaaggaCATAATTCATCATGTAGAAACGTATATAAAATCATCCCTAACCATTCCagatatttattttagaaatatattaaatgaattatgtgttcaaaaaaatggaaaatatttatttaaaggaAATGACCAATTGAAGTCTGAATATAGCGAGTAA